A genomic window from Lotus japonicus ecotype B-129 chromosome 1, LjGifu_v1.2 includes:
- the LOC130731167 gene encoding rapid alkalinization factor, giving the protein MAKNNNSRSWLSLLICATVLVAMASSVDAGGAAVGMGWMSAKTLCQGSIADCMGDSSEFEMDSEINRRILATTKYISYGSLRKNTVPCSRRGASYYNCRTGAQANPYNRGCSAIARCRS; this is encoded by the coding sequence ATGGCGAAGAACAACAACTCGCGTTCATGGCTCTCACTGTTGATTTGCGCCACCGTTCTGGTCGCGATGGCTTCATCAGTGGATGCAGGAGGAGCAGCTGTCGGAATGGGATGGATGTCGGCGAAAACCCTCTGCCAAGGCTCAATCGCTGACTGCATGGGAGACAGCAGCGAGTTCGAGATGGACAGCGAGATCAACCGGCGCATCTTAGCCACAACCAAGTACATCAGCTACGGTTCACTGCGGAAAAACACTGTCCCCTGTTCTCGCCGTGGAGCCTCCTACTACAATTGCCGAACCGGTGCTCAGGCCAACCCTTACAACCGTGGTTGCAGTGCCATCGCGAGGTGCAGAAGTTGA
- the LOC130731168 gene encoding uncharacterized protein LOC130731168, with protein MELTLSDNALKTFARCITCLARIGNELSIQASPSQLLLHTINSSRSAYQSITFKPGFFDVYTVSTNPVQCSVLLKAVCAVLRTPIANIDHLTVKLPDPDASKVQWILDCYSGMKKTYWITCNVEPDIQNLSLDRQKFPSNFVVRPRDMNRLLSNFQSSLQEITVIATEPASLPPDSANDIGGKAVELRSYIDPTKDNDSSLHTQLWIDPKEEFLQYVHTGDPIDVTFSVKELKAFLSFCEGCEVDIHFHFEKAGEPILMAPKFGLEDGSHSNFDATLVLATMLTSQLHEGAASEPLVVDARTHAQTEERNGSHAEEENCRTNTSELQSDHTRVWSDLSATAVKNMSGLEERPAQEQTVLNDNEQREIQRISTIRISRKTSAAGNNPTGSNICRPTEKDSVQAPQDMLQDNNQAFSQHHPSNWVDAEEEDEDDANENEQYIQATPPYYED; from the exons ATGGAGTTGACGTTAAGCGACAACGCTCTGAAAACCTTCGCGCGATGCATCACCTGTCTCGCGCGTATCGGAAATGAGCTCTCCATTCAAGCTTCTCCCTCTCAG CTTCTTCTGCACACTATCAATTCTTCACGATCTGCATATCAATCCATCACTTTCAAACCTGGATTCTTCGACGTCTACACCGTTTCCACTAACCCCGTGCAATGTAGTGTGCTTCTCAAG GCCGTTTGTGCTGTTCTTAGGACACCGATTGCAAATATTGATCACTTGACCGTGAAACTGCCAGATCCAGATGCTTCCAAAGTTCAGTGGATTTTGGACTGCTACAGTG GTATGAAGAAAACCTACTGGATTACTTGCAATGTAGAACCTGACATACAGAACTTGTCTCTTGATAGGCAAAAATTTCCAAGCAACTTTGTCGTGAGGCCTCGAGATATGAACAGGTTACTTTCTAATTTTCAGTCATCTCTTCAAGAGATCACTGTTATTGCAACAGAACCTGCTTCACTACCTCCTGATTCAGCAAATGACATTGGTGGAAAGGCTGTTGAACTTCGAAGTTATATTGACCCAACCAAAG ACAATGACTCGTCGCTACACACCCAGCTGTGGATAGATCCTAAAGAGGAATTTTTGCAGTATGTTCATACTGGAGATCCGATAGATGTGACTTTCAGTGTAAAGGAACTAAAG GcatttctttcattttgtgAGGGCTGTGAAGTTGACATCCATTTTCATTTTGAGAAAGCTGGCGA ACCTATCCTTATGGCACCTAAATTTGGTTTGGAAGATGGATCTCACTCAAATTTTGATGCGACCCTTGTACTGGCGACCATGTTAACATCTCAACTACATGAAGGCGCTGCCTCAGAACCTCTGGTGGTAGATGCCAGAACACATGCTCAAACTGAAGAAAGAAATGGATCTCATGCGGAGGAAGAAAATTGCAGAACAAATACATCAGAGCTTCAATCTGACCACACCCGTGTTTGGTCAGACCTCTCAG CAACTGCAGTTAAAAATATGAGTGGTTTGGAAGAAAGGCCGGCACAAGAACAAACAGTTTTGAATGATAATGAGCAAAGAGAAATTCAAAGGATTAGTACAATACGAATTTCAAGAAAAACATCCGCTGCGGGAAATAATCCCACTGGTTCCAACAT CTGCCGACCAACTGAAAAAGATAGTGTGCAAGCGCCTCAAG ATATGTTGCAAGATAATAATCAAGCGTTTTCACAGCATCATCCCAGTAATTGGGTAGATgctgaggaggaggatgaagatgatgcgAATGAGAATGAGCAGTACATTCAGGCAACACCACCATATTATGAAGATTAG
- the LOC130731169 gene encoding heavy metal-associated isoprenylated plant protein 36-like translates to MEAPAEPKPEAKEPEEQQHLGLEPLMCKSCVLKVSIHCQGCTRKVKKVLQSIDGVYHTTIDLKQQKVVVMGNVDSDILIKKLTATGKRAELWPEMADAIKKKKKKKKKKKKKNKENSENKEVQTEPESGEDSDQSGDGNEKEAIKVVVQGGPEGGNMNRNGGTCRGSVQFQELKPEVRHVMMLPAGYQPSMAAEKKVTIGGDGHGNGGDCGYPPSHYHAPASPMYHHTKYHDQHNPMRYNTSYYTTPEPYSNAHVYEGTVPELESFTYTSQPSSYSFELLSDENPNACSVM, encoded by the exons ATGGAAGCACCAGCAGAACCAAAACCAGAAGCTAAAGAACCAGAAGAACAACAACATCTAGGACTAGAACCACTCATGTGCAAG AGCTGTGTGTTGAAAGTCTCCATCCACTGTCAAGGCTGCACAAGGAAAGTCAAAAAAGTTCTTCAGAGCATAGATG GTGTTTATCACACAACCATTGATCTGAAGCAGCAAAAAGTAGTGGTAATGGGGAACGTGGACAGTGATATTCTGATTAAGAAGTTAACCGCGACGGGGAAACGAGCTGAATTATGGCCGGAAATGGCAGATGcgatcaagaagaagaaaaagaagaagaagaaaaagaaaaagaagaacaagGAAAATTCGGAAAACAAAGAGGTACAGACTGAGCCAGAGAGCGGTGAAGATAGCGACCAGAGCGGCGATGGCAACGAGAAGGAAGCTATCAAGGTTGTGGTTCAAGGCGGTCCTGAGGGCGGGAACATGAATAGAAATGGGGGAACCTGTAGAGGCAGTGTGCAATTTCAAGAGCTGAAGCCGGAGGTGAGGCACGTGATGATGTTACCGGCTGGTTATCAGCCATCGATGGCAGCGGAGAAGAAGGTTACCATCGGCGGTGATGGTCATGGGAATGGCGGGGATTGTGGATACCCTCCATCGCATTACCATGCACCAGCATCTCCGATGTATCATCATACAAAATATCATGATCAACACAATCCCATGAGATACAATACATCGTATTATACTACTCCAGAACCGTATTCGAACGCTCACGTGTATGAAGGTACTGTGCCCGAATTGGAAAGTTTTACGTATACGTCACAACCCTCGTCATATTCGTTCGAATTATTAAGCGATGAAAATCCTAATGCATGTTCAGTCATGTGA